The Polyangium mundeleinium genome contains the following window.
ATCAAGGCTTGATTGGGGTGCATAGCGGCCGGGCGAGCGGACCACGGGCCGGCCGGGACGTCAAGGCGCTGCGCCGCGCCGAACCCCGCGCGTGTCGTTCCTCCGTTGACGCCGGGCCCGGGTTCGACCAGACCGACACCTCGACCTAGGGGAGCCTCGGGCTGAGACGGCTTCGCCGCGTTTGTGGCGGGCCGAACCCTCGGAACCTGAACCGGTTCGTACCGGCGGAGGGAAGTGTCATGAGCACCGTGAAACAGCAGCGGGTCGACGAGGCCCGCCTCCAGACCATCACGCGCGGGCCACTGCCCGGATCAAAGAAGACCTACCTGCCGGGCGTCCTCTACCCGGATCTCCGCGTCCCGCTGCGTGAAATCTCGCAGACGCCGACGCGCGAAGGTCACGGCGACGCCGTGCGCCTCGTGCCGAACCCGCCCGTCGCCGTCTACGACACGAGCGGCCCGTACACCGATCCCGAGGCCGAGATCGACGTCCGCAAGGGCCTCTCGCCGCTCCGCGACGCGTGGATCCGCTCGCGCGAGGACGTGACGGAGCTCCCGCGCGTGAGCTCGGCGTATGGCCAGAAGCGCCTCGACGATCGCTCGCTCGACGCATTGCGGTTTCACGCGCCGCGCCGGCCGCTGCGCGCCGCGGCCGGCAAAAACGTCACGCAGATGCATTATGCGCGGCGGGGGATCATCACGCCCGAGATGGAGTTCGTCGCGATTCGCGAGCAACAGCGGGCGGCGGCGCGGATCCGCAAGCAGCACCCGGGGCGCTCGTTCGGCGCGGTGATCCCCGAGCGGATCACGCCGGAATTCGTCCGTGACGAGGTCGCCCGCGGCCGGGCGATCCTCCCGGCGAACGTCAATCACCCCGAGGTCGAGCCGATGATCATCGGCCGGAACTTCCTCGTGAAGATCAACGCGAACATCGGCAACAGCGCGGTCACCTCCTCGATCGAGGAGGAGGTCGAAAAGATGGTGTGGTCCATCCGCTGGGGCGCCGATACCGTGATGGATCTCTCCACGGGCCGGAACATCCATGAAACGCGCGAGTGGATCCTCCGCAATGCGCCTGTCCCGATCGGCACCGTGCCGATTTACCAGGCCCTCGAAAAGGTCGGCGGCAAGGCCGAGGAGCTCACCTGGGAGATCTACCGCGACACGTTGATCGAGCAGGCCGAGCAGGGCGTCGATTACTTCACGATTCACGCGGGCGTCCTGCTTCGGTACGTCCCGCTCACGGCGAACCGATTGACGGGCATCGTCTCGCGCGGCGGCTCGATCCTCGCGAAATGGTGCCTCGCGCACCACGAGGAGAACTTCCTCTACACGCATTTCGAGGAGATCTGCGAGATCATGAAGGCCTACGACGTGAGCTTCTCGCTCGGCGACGGCCTGCGGCCTGGCAGCATCGCGGACGCGAACGACGACGCGCAGATGGGCGAGCTCGCGACGCTCGGCGAGCTCACGCAGATCGCATGGAAGCACGACGTGCAGGTCATGATCGAGGGCCCGGGCCACGTGCCGATGCACATGATCGAGCACAACATGACCGAGCAGCTCCGCATCTGCCACGAGGCGCCGTTTTATACACTCGGCCCGCTCACGACCGACATCGCGCCCGGCTACGACCATTTCACGAGCGGCATCGGCGCCGCCATGATCGGCTGGTTCGGCACGGCGATGCTCTGTTACGTCACGCCGAAGGAGCACCTCGGCCTCCCGAACCGCGACGACGTGAAGGAGGGCGTGATCACCTACAAGATCGCGGCGCACGCGGCCGATCTCGCGAAGGGCCACCCCGGCGCGCAGGCGCGCGACGACGCGATGAGCAAGGCGCGCTTCGAGTTCCGCTGGGAGGACCAGTTCAACCTCGGCCTCGATCCGGAGCGGGCCCGCGCCTTCCACGACGAGACGCTCCCGAGCGAAAACGCCAAGGTCGCCCATTTCTGCTCGATGTGCGGCCCCCATTTCTGCTCGATGAAGATCACCGAGGACGTGCGCAAATACGCCGCCGAAAAGGGCGAGGTGTTGCCGGAGACGGCGCTCGTTCGCGGCATGAAGGAGAAGAGCGCCGAGTTCGTCGAGGGCGGGAGCGAGATCTACCGGAAGGTCTGAGGTTCGAATGGGGAGGTGAGGGGGGTGGTCAAGGCCCGACGCCCCCCGCAGCGCTCTCCTTGGCCGCCTTCTTCACCGGGGTCGCTTGCCACGTCGTGAGCGGGCGCAGGAGCGCGTCCGCGAGCTCCTTCGTCGCCGGCTTCTTCCGCTGCACGGAGCCCAGCACGGCGGCCACGTAATGCCGCAGTGAATCCGTGAGAGCGTCGAGCCGCGGGCGTACGGCCGCGCGCTCCTCCGCGGGCACGGAATGGACCATGCCCAGCGCCTTCCCATAGTGCTCGTGCACCTCGCGCAGGTGGTAGAGCAGCGGGGCGAGGCCGATCTGCGCGAGCTTCGGCTCGAGGTTCTCCCGCGCGATCGTCTTCAGCTTCGTGTCGACGACCCCATACTCGTCCCGCGGCCGCATGTTGATGAAGCCGAGGCCCTCCTCGACGCCGAGGTGCGCGCCGAGCTCCGCGGCGACGTCCCCGAGCTCGAACTGGCCACGCACCCGCGACCATCCTGCGAGGATCAGGATCAGCGCCGCGATGGCATTGTCCTCCAGCTTGTCGAGGGCCCGAATCTCGCCCGTCGGCGCCTCCGGACCGAGGACGTCTTGCAACGTCACGCGATCCGATTTCACGTCACCGAGGGCCTCGGTCACCGCCTCCGGCAAGGCGCGCGCATTGCCGTTTTCATCGAGCGTCGCGGCTTCGATCTGCTGCGCGAGGACGACGGCCTGGTTCGCGTCGAGGCGCGGCAGGGCGATCACCGAAGTTGATTCGAGCGTTCGTGTCATGGGGTTGGACGCTACCATCCGTCCGCGCGGCACGTCTAGACCGTTTTTGCGTCCCTGCTTCCATGGCGTCCCCACGCCGCCTTACCGTCCGCCATGGCTCCGGGTGGGCTGCCCCGCTGATGGAGGCGAGGGCTGCGCCATTCCCGGGCGGGAGGAAGGTCCATGCAGAGGGGAATTCGGGGTTATGTCGCCCTGCTCGTCGCGCTATCGCTCGTATTGTTCGGGTGCGCCTCGTCGCGCGACCCCATCATGGCGCGTATCTTCGAGGCGCCGAACGTCATCCACGTTTGCGTACGCCCGCCGAACGTGCCGAAAGACAAGGGAATGTGGGCGCTCGACGCCTCCGGCGCGCCCGTCTTCGGGGCCCGGGAGGTGGATTTCGCGAGGCGCGCCGGCCTGGGCGTATACATCTTCGATCAGGGGGCGCCTCGCGAGAGCGCGAAGCTCCTCCCGATTCCGTACCATCGGCTCGAATGCCCGGCGCCGCCGAAGCCCCGCGTGGCCGCGGCGAAGATCGAGGCCGGGAAGAAGGAGGAGAGCAAGAAGGCCGAGCGGCCGAAGCCGCTGCTGCGACCGATTCCGCGCGAAACGTCCGCGGTGGAGAGGCGCGTCGAGGCGCAAAGGTGCACGGCGTACGAAGAGCCGGGCCAGACGCGAAGGCGCAGCGGCTCGGGCGGGCGGACCTGCACGAGGGTCCTCGTCCAGCGGGCCCGCACAGAGCCCGTCGTCGCGGAGAGCCCGCGCGAGGTCGAGCCGCCCGCGTCGGTGAGGTTGTCCGAGGGCGCGGCGCGGGAGTATGAGGATTGGGGGCTTACGCCCGCGGACGTCTCCGCGCTCGCGGAGGAACGAGGCCGGGAGTGCCTCGAAAGGATCTGCCATGCCCGCCACCAGAACTTCATCCCGAAGGGGAAGAAGAAGCCCGCGGAGGGGCACAACGGGCAATCGTTGTCAACGGGGAGCGGTGGGGGAGGTGGCGCGAAGACGACGGTCAAGACGACGACGCGTCCGCACAACGTAAAGGGACAGAGCGACCACCAGGCGGTCACGCCGAAGGAAGCGACAAGGGGCAGCCAACCAGCAAGTCGACCGGGCCAACCATTTACGAAGGCAGGGAAGGAGGAGGTATGGAATCGGAACGCAGCCAAGCACGGGGGGAAAAACAAGTGCGACACTTGTCTCGTGGAGGTTGCCAAACCACAGAGACATACCCGAGGTGTAACTCCACCCGCTAACGAGGGGCATGTTGATCACAAAGCAGCCCGAGCGAACGGAGGGTCGGGTACGCCTGAGAACGGGCAGGTTCTATGTCGCGATTGCAACGCTAAAAAGAGGGACAAATGAAACCTTTCCAAGCGGAGGAGGAGATGAATCTTGGAGTCATCACCACTTCTGCGGTCCTCGCGGGTGCCCCCATCTTGCTGGTTTCCCACGATGCCGATGACGGGGGCTGGCAGTTTTTGTGTGGAACAACCAGCGACCCTGCGGACGGGCGCGTCGTCCACGTGCGCGAGATCCTCACGACGGATCCGACCGTGGTTGAAGTGGCCGATCTCCCGTTGGGTTGGGTCGCCTTTCGCGGTGCCATAGGAGCTGAATGGACGCGAGAACCCGCATGAAATGGCCTTTTGCAGATCCTCCCAACGTCGCGGTCTTCACGAGCAAGAGGATATTGTCCGGGGAGGCGTGGATAGCGTATGTCAGCCACGACGAGGACGACGGAGCATGGCAATTCCACGCGTCGAATGGCCCGGTACCCGAGGCGGAAGCAGCGGTGGTGAGCCTTCGGTCGATCGTCGACGCAGACCCGACCCTTGCCTCGCTTGCCGACTTGCCACTGGGGTGGTGCGCATGGAGAGACCACGTGGGCGCGCCATGGAACAGGAAGAAGAATGAGTGACGGAGCCCCGCCGTGGGTCACCGCCAACAGGGCCCATCGCAGAGAGCCGGGATAGCCGGCACCCCGACTCCACCCAACCCCCGACACCCCCCAACCCCCGGAACCCCCCCGCTCCGCTCCCGATTGCGTCCCAAATCGCCCCTCCTGGGTCGAGCAACGCAAGGCCGAGCGGTAAAAGACCCCCCGGAGGCCCAGGTACCCCTCCGTGATGCGCACCTCGACGCCTCCGAGGCACCTTCCGCCGCTCCCCGTTTCGGCCCCCGAGCCCCGCCGAGCCACGCTCCTCGCAAAGCCAAGCGTCCCGAGAGCCTTCCCGCGCCACGATCCCCGCAAAGCCGAGCGCTCGACGCCCCTCCCCAGGTGCCGATCCTCGCTCGACGAAGCGCCGAACGACCCCTCGGAAGCCTCGCCGCCCGCATCGCCCTCCGTTCCCCGACACCCCGCCGGGCCTCTCCCACGCTCGACCCCGCGGACGACCCCCCCGAAGGGCCCGACGCCCGCTTCGTCTTGCCTTGCGCCCCCTAGCCGGCGCCGCCCGGGCGCTTGCGGGGGCGCCCGAGCAGGCGCCTGCCTGCGTCGAGCAGGTGCTCGCGCAGCGTGTCGTCGTCGATGTCCGCGTACTGGGGCGCGCCGCCGGCCATCGTCAGCCCCGTGAACACGACGTGCACCATGATCGCGTCCGAGAGGCTCGGGGCCTCGCCGGCGAGGACCGTTTTCATTCGCGTCTTGAGGTCCGCGCCTCGGGGCGCCTGGAACGTCCTGTTCACAACCCGCTGCATCCCGGGGTCGCTGTTGTACAGACCGAGCAGCGGGCGCTGGCGGACGATGAGCTCGACGAATCCGGTCAGCGCGTGATCGACCTGAGCGCTTCGGCTCCGCTTCGTCCGCGCCTCCTCGATGATCTGGTCGAGCTCCTGGAGCGCGGGCGCGGCGACGGCCTCGGTGATCTCGTCCTTCGTCTTGAAGTGGTAGTAGACGGCGGCCTTCGTGACGCCGAGCTCGTCGGCGATCATCTGCAACGACGTGCCCTCCACCCCGTGTTCACTGAACAGCCTCAGCGCGGCGTCGAGCAGTCGGGATCGGGTGTCGGTGGCGGCGGTGCCGGCAGTCATGCGCTCTCCTCGCGGACGCCGGACAGTACCCGGCTCCTCGCCCTCCGGCACGCTTTCCGAGCGGCGCGCGGAGCACGTCCTCGTCCTAGCCGATCGGCTTGTGCTGTGCTTGCCGAACGGCTAGCCTGGTCGCCCGAATCGAGGTGAACCATGTCCGCCGATGCCGTCCCCACGCTTCCCATCACCCGAACCTGCCCGTTCACGCCGCATGCGGAGCATCGCAAGCTCCGTGAAGAGGCGCCGATCTCCAAGGTAAAACTCCCCAATGGGAGGGTCGTGTGGGTCGCCACGAGCCACAAGGACATCCGGGCGATCCTGTCCGACCCGCGGTTCAGCTCCAACCGGCGCGACCCCAATTTCCCCACGCTGGCGTACGAGCGCCCGCCTTCGAGCAACCTCAGGCCGATGCTGATCGAATTGGACTCGCCCGAGCACGGGCCTGCGCGAAGGGCCGTGCTCGGTGAGTTCACGCTCCAGCGGATGAACGCGCTCACGCCGCGCATTCAGCAAATCGTGGACGAGCACATCGACGCCATGCTCGCCGGTCCACGCCCGGTCGACCTCGTGCAGGCGCTCTCCCTGCCGGTGCCTTCGCTCGTCATTTGCGAGCTGCTCGGTGTGCCCTACGCCGACCACGAGTTCTTCCAGACGCACTCTTCGCAGATCATCAGTCAGAAGGCGCCGGCCGATGTGATCATGCGCTCGGTCATCGCGCTGATGACCTATCTCGGCCAGCTCGTGGGCGCCAAGGTGCAGAACCCCACCGACGATTTGCTCAGCCGCCAGATCCAGAAGCAGCTCGAAACGGGCGCCGTCGACTTCGAGGGCCTGGTCAGCATGGCGTTCCTGCTCCTCATCGCCGGGCACGAGACCACCGCGAACATGATCTCGCTGAGCACGCTGGTGCTGACGCAGCACCCGGAGAAGCTCGCCGCCATCCAAGAGGACCCGTCGAAGACCATCGGCGCCGTCGAGGAGCTCTTGCGGTACTTCACCATTGCGGAGTCCGCGCTCGGCCGGGTCGCGAAGGCGGATGTGGAAATCGGCGGCGTGACCATCAAGGCCGGCGAAGGCGTGTTCGCCTTGGCAAACATGGCGAACCGCGATCCGGAGGTGTTCGAGAATGCCGACGAGCTCAACCTCGATCGGGGCTCCCGCAACCACCTTGCGTTCGGCTTCGGCCCGCACCAATGCCTCGGGCAGAACCTCGCCCGGCTGGAGCTCCAGATCGTCATCGACACGCTGTTCAAGCGCATCCCCGGCCTCAAGTCCGCCGTGCCTTTCGAGGAGCTCTCGTTCAAGGACAGCTCCACCGTCTACGGCATGAACGAGTTCCCGGTCACCTGGTGAGCATGACGCGGGGGGCAGCCGCTCTAGCCCCCGGCCCGCCTTTGCCGTAGCATCCGGGTTCTTTCTTCGACCACGGAGGGGCGTATGGCATCGGTGGGGATCATCGGGGGCGGATTGAGTGGGCTCGTGGCGGCGAAGACGTTCCTGCGGGGCGGCTTCGACGTCACGGTGTTCGAGAAGGAGGACGAGGTCGGCGGCGTGTGGACGCGCTCGCGCCGCTACCCCGGCCTCCAGACGCAAAACGCCCGCGACACCTACGCATTTTCCGATTTCCCCATGCCCCGCCACTACCCCGAGTGGCCCACGGGCGCCCAGGTCCAGGCCTATCTTTCGAGTTACGCCGACCATTTCGGCGTGACACGGCACGTCCGCCTGCGCACCCAGGTCGATCAGATTCGTCGGCGCGACGGAGGCGGGTTCTCCGTGGACACGCGGCCTGTAGGCGCCGCCGAATCCGAGCAGAAAACCCACGCTTTCGACCAGGTGATCCTCTCCAGCGGCCTGTTCAGCCAGCCGCACATCCCCGAGGCCCCCGGGCGCGAGGCGTTCGAGGCGAGCGGGGGCGTCGTGCTGCACACGACGGCGTTCCACGACACGAGCTTCCTCCGGGGCAAACGTGTGGTCGTCGTGGGGTTCTCGAAGTCGGCGTGCGACGTGGCCGCCCTCGCGGTGGAGCACGCCCGCGAGGTGACGCTCGTCCACCGGAGCGTCGGCTGGAAGGCGCCGCGGTTCCTCTTCGGGGTCGTGCCCACGAAGTACCTGCTCTTGAACCGCTTCACCGAGATGTTTTTCCCGTACCCGGGCGCCGAGGGCTTCGAGCGTGCGCTGCACGAAAAAGCCAGCGGGTTCGTCGCCCGGTACTGGGGCGGGGTCATGGCCGCCCTCGACATGGACCTCGGGCTCAGCAAGACCGGCCTCCGGCCCGAAATGCCGCTGAGCGGCGTCGGTTGCTCGCTGAACATGACGCCCGCGGGCTTTTACGAGGCCGCGCAGCGCGGGACGCTGAAGCTCGCGCGGGGCGAGATCGCCCGCTTCCACGAGGGCGCCGTGGAGACCTCGAAGGGCCAGCGCATCCCGGCCGACGTCGTGCTCTTCGGGACGGGCTTCCGCCAGGAGTTCCCGTTCCTCGAACCCTCGCTCCGGCGCGTCGTGCAGGACGAGGACGGCACGTTCCGGCTCTACCGCGGCCTCTACCACCCCGACGCCCCGGGACTCGGCTTTTGCGGCTTCGTGAACAGCCTCTACAGCCAGCTCACCTCGGAGGTCGGGGCGCGGTGGCTCTGCGAGCTCTTCCGGGGCCGGATGAAGTTGCCGCCGCGAGAGGAGGTGATCGCCCGCATCGACGAGTGGATCGCCTTCCGCAAGAACGAGCGGCCGGACGCGTTCACGGGGGGAGCGTGCGTCGTGCCGTGGAACTTCCACTACATCGACGACCTCTGCCGGGACATGGGAGCGCGGGCGCGGAGGCTCCCGCAAAATCCCTTCCGCGAGTTCCTCCTTCCGGTGGATCCTTCGCTCTACGCGGACCTCGAGGAGGAGCTCGATACGCGCGCCCGCGAGGCGCGTGATCGCGACGAAGCATGCACAACCCCCGAGACTTCAAGAAGCTCTTCAAACGCCTTCTCCTGAGCCCCGTCGCGGGTATGTCCTGGGAGGACAAACTCG
Protein-coding sequences here:
- the thiC gene encoding phosphomethylpyrimidine synthase ThiC; amino-acid sequence: MSTVKQQRVDEARLQTITRGPLPGSKKTYLPGVLYPDLRVPLREISQTPTREGHGDAVRLVPNPPVAVYDTSGPYTDPEAEIDVRKGLSPLRDAWIRSREDVTELPRVSSAYGQKRLDDRSLDALRFHAPRRPLRAAAGKNVTQMHYARRGIITPEMEFVAIREQQRAAARIRKQHPGRSFGAVIPERITPEFVRDEVARGRAILPANVNHPEVEPMIIGRNFLVKINANIGNSAVTSSIEEEVEKMVWSIRWGADTVMDLSTGRNIHETREWILRNAPVPIGTVPIYQALEKVGGKAEELTWEIYRDTLIEQAEQGVDYFTIHAGVLLRYVPLTANRLTGIVSRGGSILAKWCLAHHEENFLYTHFEEICEIMKAYDVSFSLGDGLRPGSIADANDDAQMGELATLGELTQIAWKHDVQVMIEGPGHVPMHMIEHNMTEQLRICHEAPFYTLGPLTTDIAPGYDHFTSGIGAAMIGWFGTAMLCYVTPKEHLGLPNRDDVKEGVITYKIAAHAADLAKGHPGAQARDDAMSKARFEFRWEDQFNLGLDPERARAFHDETLPSENAKVAHFCSMCGPHFCSMKITEDVRKYAAEKGEVLPETALVRGMKEKSAEFVEGGSEIYRKV
- a CDS encoding HNH endonuclease codes for the protein MQRGIRGYVALLVALSLVLFGCASSRDPIMARIFEAPNVIHVCVRPPNVPKDKGMWALDASGAPVFGAREVDFARRAGLGVYIFDQGAPRESAKLLPIPYHRLECPAPPKPRVAAAKIEAGKKEESKKAERPKPLLRPIPRETSAVERRVEAQRCTAYEEPGQTRRRSGSGGRTCTRVLVQRARTEPVVAESPREVEPPASVRLSEGAAREYEDWGLTPADVSALAEERGRECLERICHARHQNFIPKGKKKPAEGHNGQSLSTGSGGGGGAKTTVKTTTRPHNVKGQSDHQAVTPKEATRGSQPASRPGQPFTKAGKEEVWNRNAAKHGGKNKCDTCLVEVAKPQRHTRGVTPPANEGHVDHKAARANGGSGTPENGQVLCRDCNAKKRDK
- a CDS encoding TetR/AcrR family transcriptional regulator, giving the protein MTAGTAATDTRSRLLDAALRLFSEHGVEGTSLQMIADELGVTKAAVYYHFKTKDEITEAVAAPALQELDQIIEEARTKRSRSAQVDHALTGFVELIVRQRPLLGLYNSDPGMQRVVNRTFQAPRGADLKTRMKTVLAGEAPSLSDAIMVHVVFTGLTMAGGAPQYADIDDDTLREHLLDAGRRLLGRPRKRPGGAG
- a CDS encoding cytochrome P450, with translation MSADAVPTLPITRTCPFTPHAEHRKLREEAPISKVKLPNGRVVWVATSHKDIRAILSDPRFSSNRRDPNFPTLAYERPPSSNLRPMLIELDSPEHGPARRAVLGEFTLQRMNALTPRIQQIVDEHIDAMLAGPRPVDLVQALSLPVPSLVICELLGVPYADHEFFQTHSSQIISQKAPADVIMRSVIALMTYLGQLVGAKVQNPTDDLLSRQIQKQLETGAVDFEGLVSMAFLLLIAGHETTANMISLSTLVLTQHPEKLAAIQEDPSKTIGAVEELLRYFTIAESALGRVAKADVEIGGVTIKAGEGVFALANMANRDPEVFENADELNLDRGSRNHLAFGFGPHQCLGQNLARLELQIVIDTLFKRIPGLKSAVPFEELSFKDSSTVYGMNEFPVTW
- a CDS encoding flavin-containing monooxygenase; its protein translation is MASVGIIGGGLSGLVAAKTFLRGGFDVTVFEKEDEVGGVWTRSRRYPGLQTQNARDTYAFSDFPMPRHYPEWPTGAQVQAYLSSYADHFGVTRHVRLRTQVDQIRRRDGGGFSVDTRPVGAAESEQKTHAFDQVILSSGLFSQPHIPEAPGREAFEASGGVVLHTTAFHDTSFLRGKRVVVVGFSKSACDVAALAVEHAREVTLVHRSVGWKAPRFLFGVVPTKYLLLNRFTEMFFPYPGAEGFERALHEKASGFVARYWGGVMAALDMDLGLSKTGLRPEMPLSGVGCSLNMTPAGFYEAAQRGTLKLARGEIARFHEGAVETSKGQRIPADVVLFGTGFRQEFPFLEPSLRRVVQDEDGTFRLYRGLYHPDAPGLGFCGFVNSLYSQLTSEVGARWLCELFRGRMKLPPREEVIARIDEWIAFRKNERPDAFTGGACVVPWNFHYIDDLCRDMGARARRLPQNPFREFLLPVDPSLYADLEEELDTRAREARDRDEACTTPETSRSSSNAFS